The Syngnathus typhle isolate RoL2023-S1 ecotype Sweden linkage group LG6, RoL_Styp_1.0, whole genome shotgun sequence genome has a window encoding:
- the LOC133155363 gene encoding uncharacterized protein LOC133155363 isoform X1: MGRKKDLSAVEKREIVQCLGQGMQTFDISRKLKHDHRTVKTFVADSEHTRVCADKGTTRKISARQKRRIKRAAASMPLQTSKQIFDAACAGEVPRRSRCRILQSLAVMRKPSIRPPLNNANKQKRLQWAQDYMKTNFQTVLFTDECRATLDGPDGWSRGWLVDGHHSPTRLRRQQGGGGVMFWAGIMGRERLGPFRVPEGVKMTSIKMATNMICGKVVAMRSALRARSWICAADGTLSMHGQHNNVTVALCDGLLTKPASKIFMAAEVQTSPQLEEEARALVYPNSVASSPQEVVNKLPEEMVSLDGVITDMRPIRMVRQRGNHLAPFRHLTLKKDEATVKIGLWREANLVELKVGGSFVFTHLSAQATESGVMLHSTTYTDVKACNSSLIITVVGILYGEEVVDVVSDSGEVTVIKLDIWQKTFSQPPHIPQDGMPITVTRVQGDVTKIECVNECMNE, translated from the exons atggggaggaaaaaggatctctctgctgttgagaagcgtgaaatcgttcaatgccttggacaaggtatgcagacattcgatatttcacgaaaacttaagcatGACCATCGAACTGTAAAgacattcgtcgctgattcggagcacacgcgggtttgtgcagataaaggcacgacgaggaagatttctgcaagacaaaaacgtcgaatcaagagggcggctgctagcatgccactacagacgagcaaacaaatattcgacgctgcatgtgccggtgaagtcccacgaaggtcgaggtgtaggatcctccagagccttgcagttatgcggaaaccctccattcggccacccctaaacaacgcgaacaagcagaaacggctgcagtgggcccaggattacatgaagactaattttcagacagtcctgttcactgatgagtgccgtgcaaccttggatggtccag atggatggagtcgtggatggttggtggacggtcaccatagcccaacaaggctgcggcgtcagcaaggaggtggcggagtcatgttttgggccggaatcatggggagagagcggcttggcccctttagggtccctgaaggcgtgaaaatgacgtctaTAAA aatggcGACAAATATGATTTGCGGGAAAGTAGTGGCAATGAGGAGTGCTCTGCGTGCAAGGAGCTGGATTTGTGCAGCTGATGGCACCTTGTCAATGCACGGCCAGcacaataatgtaactgttgccctctgtgacg GGCTCCTCACCAAACCCGCCTCAAAAATCTTCATGGCGGCCGAAGTGCAAACCAGCCCACAGCTGGAAgaagaggccagggccctggtATACCCCAACtcagtggcatcatctcctcaggaggtagtgaataaactacctgaggagatggtgtcactggatGGCGTGATAACCGAT ATGCGTCCTatccgcatggtgcgccagCGAGGGAACCACCTGGCACCATTTCGACATTTGACGCTCAAAAAA GATGAAGCCACTGTCAAAATTGGACTTTGGCGGGAGGCTAACCTCGTAGAGCTGAAGGTAGGGGGTTCCTTCGTGttcacccacctgagtgcccAGGCGACCGAGTCGGGAGTCATGCTCCACTCGACAACGTACACGGATGTAAAG gccTGCAACTCCAGCCTCATCATTACCGTCGTTGGTATActctatggggaagaggtggtggatGTTGTGTCGGATTCGGGGGAAGTGACAGTCATCAAACTTGATATCTGGCAAAAAACCTTCAGCCAGCCCCCCCATATCCCACAAGATGGGATGCCCATTACTGTCACCcgtgtgcagggtgacgtgacAAAGATtgaatgtgtgaatgaatgcatgaatgaatga
- the LOC133155369 gene encoding LOW QUALITY PROTEIN: ATP-dependent RNA helicase DDX19A-like (The sequence of the model RefSeq protein was modified relative to this genomic sequence to represent the inferred CDS: inserted 2 bases in 1 codon), whose product MGFNRPSKIQETALPMMLAEPPQNLIAQSQSGTGKNAAFVLAMLSHVNPDHKYPQCLCLSPTYELALQTGXVIEQMGKNYPEVKLVYAIRGNRLQRGVKLQEQIIIGTPGTMLDWCSKLKFIDPEKIQVFVLDEADVMIATQGHKDQSIRIQRMLPRNCQMLLFSATFEETVWDFARRVVPDPNIIKLKREEETLDTIKQYYVLCNSKEEKFEALCNIYGAITIAQAMIFCHTRKTAGWLAGELSKENHQVALLSGEMQVEQRAAVIERFRNGKEKVLVTTNVCARGIDVEQVSVVINFDLPVDQEGNPDNETYLHRIGRTGRFGKRGLAINMVDSRMSMNILNRIQEHFNKKIEKLDTHDLDEIEKIAN is encoded by the exons atgggttttaaccggccctccaaaatccaggagaccgccttacccatgatgctcgctgaacc tccacagaatctaatcgcccagtctcagtcaggaacaggaaaaaacgctgcctttgtgcttgccatgctcagccacgtcaatccagaccacaaatatccccag tgcctgtgtttgtcacccacctatgaactggcgcttcagactgg agttattgagcagatgggcaaaaactaccctgaagtcaaactagtttacgccatacgaggaaataggc TGCAGCGAGGCGTGAAGCTTCAGGAACAGATAATCATTGGCACGCCCGGCACCATGCTGGACTGGTGCAgcaaattgaagttcattgatcccgagaagattcaggtgtttgtgctggatgaggccgatgtcatgatcgcaacgcagggtcacaaagaccagagtattcgcatccagag gatgctgcccagaaactgccagatgttgctgttctcagctacgtttgaggagaccgtgtgggacttcgccaggcgcgtcgtgcctgacccaaatatcatcaaattgaaaagagaggaggagacgctggatactatcaagcagtactatgtgttgtgcaacagcaaggaggaaaagtttgaagccctgtgcaacatctatggcgccatcaccatagcccaggctatgattttctgccat acaaggaagaccgcaggctggctggcgggagagctttccaaagagaaccaccaggtggcgctgcttagcggggagatgcaagtagagcagagggcagctgtcattgaacgcttccggaatggaaaggagaaggtgcttgtcaccacaaatgtctgtgccagag gaattgatgtggagcaggtatcggtggtgatcaattttgacctgcctgtagaccaggagggtaacccagacaacgagacctaccttcataggattggccgcacgggtcggttcggcaaaagggggctggccatcaacatggtggacagcagaatgagtatgaacattctcaacaggatccaggagcatttta ataagaaaattgaaaaactcgacacacacgatctggatgaaattgagaaaatcgccaactga
- the LOC133155363 gene encoding uncharacterized protein LOC133155363 isoform X2: MGRKKDLSAVEKREIVQCLGQDKGTTRKISARQKRRIKRAAASMPLQTSKQIFDAACAGEVPRRSRCRILQSLAVMRKPSIRPPLNNANKQKRLQWAQDYMKTNFQTVLFTDECRATLDGPDGWSRGWLVDGHHSPTRLRRQQGGGGVMFWAGIMGRERLGPFRVPEGVKMTSIKMATNMICGKVVAMRSALRARSWICAADGTLSMHGQHNNVTVALCDGLLTKPASKIFMAAEVQTSPQLEEEARALVYPNSVASSPQEVVNKLPEEMVSLDGVITDMRPIRMVRQRGNHLAPFRHLTLKKDEATVKIGLWREANLVELKVGGSFVFTHLSAQATESGVMLHSTTYTDVKACNSSLIITVVGILYGEEVVDVVSDSGEVTVIKLDIWQKTFSQPPHIPQDGMPITVTRVQGDVTKIECVNECMNE, translated from the exons atggggaggaaaaaggatctctctgctgttgagaagcgtgaaatcgttcaatgccttggacaag ataaaggcacgacgaggaagatttctgcaagacaaaaacgtcgaatcaagagggcggctgctagcatgccactacagacgagcaaacaaatattcgacgctgcatgtgccggtgaagtcccacgaaggtcgaggtgtaggatcctccagagccttgcagttatgcggaaaccctccattcggccacccctaaacaacgcgaacaagcagaaacggctgcagtgggcccaggattacatgaagactaattttcagacagtcctgttcactgatgagtgccgtgcaaccttggatggtccag atggatggagtcgtggatggttggtggacggtcaccatagcccaacaaggctgcggcgtcagcaaggaggtggcggagtcatgttttgggccggaatcatggggagagagcggcttggcccctttagggtccctgaaggcgtgaaaatgacgtctaTAAA aatggcGACAAATATGATTTGCGGGAAAGTAGTGGCAATGAGGAGTGCTCTGCGTGCAAGGAGCTGGATTTGTGCAGCTGATGGCACCTTGTCAATGCACGGCCAGcacaataatgtaactgttgccctctgtgacg GGCTCCTCACCAAACCCGCCTCAAAAATCTTCATGGCGGCCGAAGTGCAAACCAGCCCACAGCTGGAAgaagaggccagggccctggtATACCCCAACtcagtggcatcatctcctcaggaggtagtgaataaactacctgaggagatggtgtcactggatGGCGTGATAACCGAT ATGCGTCCTatccgcatggtgcgccagCGAGGGAACCACCTGGCACCATTTCGACATTTGACGCTCAAAAAA GATGAAGCCACTGTCAAAATTGGACTTTGGCGGGAGGCTAACCTCGTAGAGCTGAAGGTAGGGGGTTCCTTCGTGttcacccacctgagtgcccAGGCGACCGAGTCGGGAGTCATGCTCCACTCGACAACGTACACGGATGTAAAG gccTGCAACTCCAGCCTCATCATTACCGTCGTTGGTATActctatggggaagaggtggtggatGTTGTGTCGGATTCGGGGGAAGTGACAGTCATCAAACTTGATATCTGGCAAAAAACCTTCAGCCAGCCCCCCCATATCCCACAAGATGGGATGCCCATTACTGTCACCcgtgtgcagggtgacgtgacAAAGATtgaatgtgtgaatgaatgcatgaatgaatga